A window of Elusimicrobiota bacterium genomic DNA:
TGATGGTGTGTGGGAATCAATATTAAAAGTTAAACCAGGCAGATATAATTATAAATTCAAAGCAGATGGTAATTGGGTGATAGACCCACAGAATCCTGTCTCGGCTGACGATGGTAAAGGTGGTCGGGTGTCAGTACTGATTGTAGAATGAAACAGTATTTATTTCTTATCGCTTATTTCTTATCGCTTATCTCTTATACATATTGTTCCGTTATTTACATAAATACTGAAGAAGATATTAAAAATTTTAGTATTGCGCTCTCAACAACTGCCAAAAATATTTTTGTAATTCCATCAGACCTATTAAAAAATCTTTCTGACGAGAATAAGTTAACTATAAAAAAAATGAAAACGGATAATCTTGCCGAATTTGCTGGGACCACCTATACAGAAGTGCTACTGCCACTGCTTTACAAAGCCCAACTTGTAGCCGATGTTCAACAGCAGATTAATAAAGGCAGACAGGTTTATTCTGAAGTTTTTGACGAAGAGCCAGTTGTTTTTTGTCCATATATGGGAATTGTTGCCCAAGAAGTTTTAGAATTAGTAAACCAAACTGGTTACACTGTTTTTATTTCTTCTTCAGGTGAACCTGTAGAACTAAAAAATATACCAGTATTATCAGCGCCGGATTTGTCTCGCTGGCTTGATGCTCCTATTCAGAAACTTGCGTGGAATTACATACAACAGACACGGACAAAATTAGACGAATATGCCGATTCTGAATCATATACTACTGAAAAATATGATGCGGTATTAGAAGAACTCTATCTTTTAGAAAAACCGATATGGTATGAAAATTATGTATCAGTTGATACTGATAGAAAAAAAGAGAATGATATGTGGTTTCGTGCGGGGCTGTCAAATATATATCGTGTAGTTGGTTTGCAACCACCGTCAGAAATATCAGTACCATTTTTTGGTTTGGTAGCAGATTTCTCAGGAACTAATATACCAGCCGGGAACCATGGCGATTACCTTGTTTACTTTGAAGACAGCGAAATTTTGAGTTCTTCTTCCTCCATCTGTAATATAACGGCGTTTGGTGTCCAGAAATCATCGGATATTCTTATTTTTGATATTTTTGTATCTTCTCAAGAAACAGAAACTATAGATGTCTATATTGATATGAACAAAAAAAATAATGTTGGTAGTACTGCCTTCCTTGCAGGGCATAGCGGTTTTACTGATTCTGTTTCTGCTTGGGAGTATGCGATTTCTGTTTCTACTATTGCTGCCGAACTTTTCAGATATAACAGAAACGATTTACCAACCCGATTGCGAGTATTTGGCGTTGAACTAACAGGGGGGGTAGGGGGGGGAGGGGGAGTAGAGAGTAAAAAAGTTAGAATAGGAATCCCACAAAATTATATACGAGGAAATCCTAAAAACTGGGGCTATGTTGTCTGCGGGTTTCTGCCATCAGGCGAGGTTTTTGATGCTGTGGGGTATAATGTGTCTTCACCAGAAACAGTTATACAAATTCCAGCATTAAGAACAAAATAAGTTTTGCTCGTCGGTAATTTTTGGTTTTTCAATTAGGACAAATGTACTAATTGAAATTTTAGGATTTAGAGTTTGGAATTTGTCTTGCTTCGCCAATGCTCCGTAGGACTATTCTCCGAAGCTTTAGCGAATGAGAATGTTTGTAATTTGTAATTTGTAATTTGTAGTTATTGGGGGTGTTTATGACCAATACGAATTCTGCACGAAAAAATTTTTTCTGGACGGTTGTTATTTTAGGTTTAGTTATTTTAGCATTTGCTATTGGTAAATCGCAAAAAAAACAGAACACATCGCTTGGGATTAAAACATCTGTCTCACAGGAGGTCTTGAATCTGCAGGAAGCATTTGTTAATGTAGCAGAAGAGGTGAAGCCAGCGGTTGTATCAATTTATACCGAGCAGATTATAAAAGAAATAGTGCCGTTTGATTTTTTCTTCTCAGACCCGTTTGACGATTTTTTTGACGATTTTTTTGGTCAGCCGTTGCCTCGTCGGCAAAAACCTCAAAAAAAGTACTATAACCAGCGAAGGATTGAAGGTGCGGGAAGCGGTGTTGTGATAGACCAGGATGGCTATATTCTTACAAATTATCACGTTGTGAAAGAGGCAGAAAAAATTACTGTAAAACTTGCAGATGACAGAGAATATACTGGAAAGGTTATTGGCAAAGATGCCAAAACGGATTTAGCAGTAGTAAAGATAAAAGCACCTAAAAAACTTGCGGTCGCTAAATTAGGCGATTCAGATAAGATTCGTGTTGGCGATTGGGCGATTGCGATTGGTTCGCCTTTCGGGTTAGAACAAACGGTTACCGTCGGCATCATTTCAGCAAAAAGACAGAATATAAAAGCGCAAGGGAATGTGTATCGCGATGTTATTCAGACGGACGCGTCTATAAACCGCGGTAATTCCGGTGGCCCGCTTGTTAATATACATGGCGAGGTTGTTGGTATCAATACACTTATTTACAGTCAATCCGGTGGGTCTGTTGGTGTTGGTTTTGCAATACCGATAAATCGTGCGAAAGAGATTTTGGAGCCGCTCATTTCCAAAGGGAAAGTAGACAGAGGGTTTCTTGGCGTCAATATAAAGAAGGTTGATGAGGTGATTGCCCGACAGTCGCAACTTAAAGCGCCTGCGGGTGTTCTTGTAGAAAATGTGTTAGAAAATACCGCAGCTGATAAAGCAGGTATCAAACGTGGCGATATCATTTTAGAATTTGATGGCAAAAAAATTGATACACCAGAAAAACTGCAGGATACCGTAGCGGCTGCTCCACCAAATAAAAAAGTGGATGTTGTTATTTGGCGGGATGGTTCCCAAAAGACGATTTCGGTTATTCTTGGTGAATGGCCTGAAAGTATTACTCAAGCTCCATCAAGACCAGAATCAGAAAAGGAAAAAACTGCCCAATGGCTTGGTATGAAAGTAAAACAATTCTCAAAAGAACTGGCAGAAGAATTGAATATTTCGCCAGACGAACAGGGTGTTGTGGTTGTTGAGATAGAAAACAACTCAAAAGCAGCCGAGATGGGACTTTATACAGGCGATATCATAAGAGCAATCAATCGGACAAAAACAACTACACTCGCCGAATTTGAGTCAGTAACAAAGAAGATATCTTTTTCTGAAGGTATACTGTTTGATATCAACCGAGGCGGGAACTTAATATACAGAACATATATAGAAAAATAGGGGGTGTAGCTCAACTGGGAGAGCGCTTGCATGGCATGCAAGAGGTCAGGGGTTCAATTCCCCTCACCTCCATTTTGATTTTGTAATTTTTTTCTTGACTTTTTCATAATTTTTGCTATAATCTTTATAAAGGAGAATTTTATGCTGAAGATTGTACTGTTGTTAATAATAAGTTTCAGATTTCAGTGTGGTATGCTTTTTTCTCAGGAAATCAGTATGGAAGACAAAATGATTGGCTATACATTAAAGACATTAGCAAAATCATATCTTGCTGCAACTGATATCAATAAGTTGAAAAAAAACAGTATTGATAAACTCATCAAAATAGATAATGTAAAATTCCAGAAGCAGTATGCAAAGGTCTATGAAGACCTCAAAAACTTACCTGAGCCGATTAAAGCCAAATATGAAATTACTGCAAAAATGACCCGAAAACAAGCAATGAGACTTATAGCCCGCATGAATAAGAAAAAACTTTACGAAATAATAGATGCTATTCCACATAAAGTCATTGCTGATAGAGTTAAGCAATCTATTACCGGTAAAAAAGAAGAAAAAGGCAGTACAACTAAACAACTGAAAGATGTTTGGAATAAAGCAGTAAAAGAGTTAGAAGAAAAATGAATTAGTCCAATTGGACTAATTGAAAATTCAGGATTTAGAATTTGGAGTTTGGGATTTGGAATTTGCCGTTAAAAGGGGGCTATATGTCAAAAGTAGAAAAATCAGACAAAGAAAAAGCATTAGAGTTGGCGCTTTCACAGATAGAAAAAGAATACGGGAAAGGTGCAGTGATGCGACTTGGCGAAAGCCCACACCAGAAAGTAGAAGCAATACCGACGGGCATCATCGGGCTTGATGTTGCAATTGGTGTTGGCGGTATCCCTAAAGGCAGAATCATAGAACTTTTCGGGCCTGAGTCATCAGGCAAATCAACACTCTGTCTTCAACTTATTTCCAGTTGCCAGAAATTAGGCGGCACCTGTGCATATGTAGATGCTGAACATGCGATGGATCCTGTTTATGCGACAAGGTTAGGTGTTGATATTGATAAACTTATTATTTCTCAGCCGGATAGTGGTGAGCAGGCACTTGAAATTACTGAAAAACTCGTCCGAAGTAACGCAGTTGATATAATCATCATTGATTCCGTTGCTGCGCTTACGCCGAGAGCAGAAATAGAAGGTGAAATGGGCGAAGCGCATATGGGGCTTCAGGCACGGCTGATGTCTCAAGCGTTGAGAAAACTTACTGCAATTGTCTCAAAATCCAAAACATCCATTATTTTTATCAACCAAATCAGACAGAAAATAGGTGTAATGTTCGGTAACCCCGAAACCACAACGGGTGGTCTCGCATTAAAATTCTATGCATCAATTAGAATGGATATACGAAGAGTCACAACACTCAAAGAGGGTGATGAAGCGGTTGGGACTCGTGTTCGTGTGAAAGTTGTAAAGAACAAAATTGCACCACCATTCAAGCAAACAGAGTTTGAAATGAAATTCGGTGAAGGGATTTCACCTGAAGGAAGTATTATTGATACTGGTATTGAGTATAGTATTGTTGAAAAAAGTGGCAGTTGGTTTGTGTATAAAAATGAACGATTAGGGCAGGGGATGGATAATGCAAAAACATTTTTGAGAGAAAATCCGAAAATTGCTGATGAAATAAAAAAAGCAATTTTTGAAAAAACACTTGGCACACCTGCTGTAGAAAAAGACGAAAAGAAAGAAAAGAAAATAACATAAATGGGAAGATTATTCAGATTTGGCGTCTCGCTGGACAGCGAACTGCTTAAGAAGTTTGACGAACTAATCAATAGCCGCAATTATACCAATCGTTCAAAGGCGATTGCCGATTTAATTCGTAAAGAATTTGTGACGGAACAGTGGAGAAAAGGTGGCGAAATCGCGGGTGCGATTACTCTCGTGTATGACCATCATAAGAGAGAACTGGTAAATAAACTTACCGATATCCAGCACGATTTTCAGGAAATTGTAATTTCAACCCAGCACATACATTTAGACCATGATAACTGTCTGGAAATAATCGCAGTGAAAGGCAGGGCAGCCGAAGTCGAAAAACTGGCGAATACCTTAAAATCAATAAAAGGTGTAAAACATGGAACATTAAGCGTATCTACGACAGGGAAAGAGTTTTAATTTTTTTTCTTTGTGAGTAGCACGAATTTTATTTTTGTAGCAATTATAAAAAAGGAATTTGCGGAATGGCGGGTTTTAACCTGCCGTCAATGG
This region includes:
- the nikR gene encoding nickel-responsive transcriptional regulator NikR, which produces MGRLFRFGVSLDSELLKKFDELINSRNYTNRSKAIADLIRKEFVTEQWRKGGEIAGAITLVYDHHKRELVNKLTDIQHDFQEIVISTQHIHLDHDNCLEIIAVKGRAAEVEKLANTLKSIKGVKHGTLSVSTTGKEF
- the recA gene encoding recombinase RecA, which produces MSKVEKSDKEKALELALSQIEKEYGKGAVMRLGESPHQKVEAIPTGIIGLDVAIGVGGIPKGRIIELFGPESSGKSTLCLQLISSCQKLGGTCAYVDAEHAMDPVYATRLGVDIDKLIISQPDSGEQALEITEKLVRSNAVDIIIIDSVAALTPRAEIEGEMGEAHMGLQARLMSQALRKLTAIVSKSKTSIIFINQIRQKIGVMFGNPETTTGGLALKFYASIRMDIRRVTTLKEGDEAVGTRVRVKVVKNKIAPPFKQTEFEMKFGEGISPEGSIIDTGIEYSIVEKSGSWFVYKNERLGQGMDNAKTFLRENPKIADEIKKAIFEKTLGTPAVEKDEKKEKKIT
- a CDS encoding Do family serine endopeptidase, producing the protein MTNTNSARKNFFWTVVILGLVILAFAIGKSQKKQNTSLGIKTSVSQEVLNLQEAFVNVAEEVKPAVVSIYTEQIIKEIVPFDFFFSDPFDDFFDDFFGQPLPRRQKPQKKYYNQRRIEGAGSGVVIDQDGYILTNYHVVKEAEKITVKLADDREYTGKVIGKDAKTDLAVVKIKAPKKLAVAKLGDSDKIRVGDWAIAIGSPFGLEQTVTVGIISAKRQNIKAQGNVYRDVIQTDASINRGNSGGPLVNIHGEVVGINTLIYSQSGGSVGVGFAIPINRAKEILEPLISKGKVDRGFLGVNIKKVDEVIARQSQLKAPAGVLVENVLENTAADKAGIKRGDIILEFDGKKIDTPEKLQDTVAAAPPNKKVDVVIWRDGSQKTISVILGEWPESITQAPSRPESEKEKTAQWLGMKVKQFSKELAEELNISPDEQGVVVVEIENNSKAAEMGLYTGDIIRAINRTKTTTLAEFESVTKKISFSEGILFDINRGGNLIYRTYIEK